The DNA segment GTTGAAATATTTCTGGAAACGCCGCACCCCCGACAGCGCCGCGATTGATTTGGAAAGAATTATTGATCATTATAAATCGCTCTGGAAAAAAGATCGGGTTCTTCTGGTCGGATACTCGCGGGGCGCCGATGTGCTTCCGTTCATGGCCAATCGACTTCCGGAAAATGTTAAAAAAGACGTCATTGGAGTTGCGCTCCTGGGCCTGGAGGATTCGGTTGATTTTCAGTTTCACCTTTCCGACTGGCTGGGGGGGGGATCCAGTAAAAATGCTTTGCCGGTTAAACCGGAAGTTGATAAATTGAAAGGAATGAATGTTCTCTGCTTCTATGGCCGGGACGAAGATAATTCCCTGTGCCTGCGGCTCGATACGACACGGGTGAAAGCGATTGCGACCAAAGGGGGACATCATTTTGGCGGCGATTATAATTCTATCGCCCGGACCATTATCGATTATGTCGGGCGCTGAGTTTTGATATAACGGAAAGGCCCCAATGTTTTTGATTTATATGAGCCGAAACGATTGGCTCGCACTCTTTATCGTCACAATTCTCTTTCTGCTTCTTTATTATGCCCGTTATTATTACTTGCGGCTTCAGAAAAGAATGAGGCTCCTTCAGGCCGAGATGGATGTGGAGCGCCGCTTCCGGCCGGTCGGCTGGTATCGCTATCTCAAATTGCCGGCCTCTCTCATTTTAATACTTGGATTTTATCTTTATATCGGAGTAGTCTCGCTCATCGTTTTCAAAACCTTTTGGGCCGGTTTATTCTGGTTTCTTTGCGCCGGAATGATAATCTGGATAAAATGGGGCAAAGACTCATATAAAGAATTACTCCAAATCTGGAAGCAGAAAAAGGAGAAATCCCGAGAGGAAGAGACCGAACTCAAGGGATTTGAGCAGGATAACGACCCCGACAATATCGATACTTTCTATAAATAAAAAAGACAGCGCTCGAAGGCGCTGTCTTTAATTTCTTTGAAAATTTCTGTTATTTCATCAGAACCATCTTTTTCGAGGCGGAAAAATCGCCGGCCTGGATGCGGTAGAGGTAAATTCCGGTCGAAACCTGCGTGCCGGAGGCGTCGGTTCCGTCCCACAGCACTCGATAATTACCCGCCGCCTGCGACCCGTTGACAACATCCTTTACCTTTTGCCCGAGCATATTGAAAATGGCCAGATGCACCTCGGCCGATTTAGGCAAAGAATATTCTATGGTCGTGGTGGGGTTGAAAGGATTGGGATAATTTTGCTCCAGTACAAAATTTCCGGGCACAAGATCCGAGCCGGATTTGCGAACAATCGTGAAATACTGAATACCGTCGGACGGTTTCAGGCTGATTTCATTGATTGTGCGCATATCCTCAACCAGAACCGGGCCGTTATCATCGGTTCCGGATCGGAGCAGGTATGAATCACCGCCCATGGTTTCGCTGTTCCAGCTTAATTTGACATCCTGTGACGATTTGACCGGCAAATTGCCGCGGCTGTCAAGGGCGATAATCCAGGAATCATCGGCAACATTTAGATCATGGATATCTTCAAAATAGGGCCCTTTCCCATCCGCCCGATATATTTGCATCTTGACCGAATACTGGGGCGCATCGGGCGGCGCCGGATAAATCTCGTCGGCCGAGCCGACGCCCAGAACGACATCGGAAGTACTGACTCCTCCCAGGTCCGCCCCGCGGGCGCGAATTGTAATCATTCTGGCCTTGCTGTCGGGAACCCCGAAAGCAAACGATTTGGCGGCTCCGCAGGTGACAGACAGATCGCAGGCCGAACTCACATCGACCCAGTAACCATATCCCGATGAGAATTGCGGGGCCGCCTGATATGAGCCGTTGAAACCGTAAGCGGCAGTGATAAGACCGGCCGGGTTGGTCTGCGGAGTCGCGGTACAATTGGCCGCGCCGGCCAGATTCCATCCCGTGGTGAGGGAGGTCGTCAGGCCGGTGATCGGTTGCCCGGAAAATGTGACCGCGGTGGCTTCGGGAACCTTTATCCAGTAGGCCTGGCCGGGAAGAAGTTTGGTTACCTCAAAGTACTGCCCGTTATAGCCGTATGCGATCTGTGCGGAGGGAAACAGGGCCGAAAGCGACGAATCTTTCGGCTGAACGGGAACGGACACGAGGTTCCACCCCGCATTGAGAGCAACATCGGCAAAAACCGTTCCGGCGCAACTGACGTCTTCCCAATGCACCGTATAATAATGAAGCGTTTGAACATCGCAGACTTGATACGAGGTGGTGGTGCGCATATCGGCCACGACAATNGGTCCGGAGGGATCCANCCCCTCGTGCAAAACATAATTCCTGTCAGGACTCAATTCCGCGGAGTTCCAGGAAATAGTCGCACAGCGCGCGGGAGTCGGCGGAGCGGCACTTCCGTGCGGATCGACTTCAATGGTCCAGAAGTAACAATTTTCGCCTTTCTTCTGAATGTCTTTTGAGTATGGCCCGTCGTAGCCGGAATGCCAGAGTTGAATGGAGGCCGTATATTCGGGCGGTTTGGGAGGAGCATAGGTGACGGTACTGACATCGCCCATTCCGATAACCGCACTTGAGGTCGAAATGGCATTTCCGGCTGTTTCACCTGTAACAGTTATTGTGGCCGCCCAGTTGGACGGTCCGCTGGTGTCGACCACCGTAATGGGGACAATTTCCGAATCAACCGCCGAAAACGGATCAGTGGCGAAGAATCTGACATTGAATATTCCGGTCTGACCGGGTGCGGGCGTGAAGGAGAAAGAGCCGGTGTTGTTTCCGTTATCGATGAAACCGGCATTAAGAGGCAAGTCGGCGGCCGTCAGAACCAAAGTTTCATTATCCGGATCGGTGGCCGTAACCGAGAAGACAAGGGAATTCCCGAGCGTATCGGTTTGGGGGCTTATGGCCGCCAAAACCGGCGGGCGATTGGTGTTAAGGACGGAAATATTGACTATTTCCGTGTCGGCCAGGGAACCGTCGAAGGCAACGAAATTGATATTATACGAGCCGGCCTGAGTATAGTCCGGTGAGAAATTAAAAGTTCCGGTACCGTTGCCGTTATCGACAAAGGCGGCATTGGACGGGAGAGGGGAGGCCGATAGTGCCGGCGTTGTGCCATCGGGATCGGAAGCAGAAACGCCGAAGTTGAGAGTCTGCCCTTCGGCAACCGATTTGGAACCGATGGCCGCGAGGACCGGCGGGAGATCGGGATTGCCGACAACAATATTATTAGTCGCCCAGGGCGTCCCGGCCTCGTTGGCGGAATAAGGTGTAATTCGCGCCTGCCAGATTTCGCCGATCTGTGTCTCCTGCGGGACAATCCGGTTGGCGCCGTTGGCCGTATAAAGGGCCGCAATTTGCTGGGGCGTCAGGGGGTAGTTATAAATCCGGGCATCATCGATCTTACCTTTCCAGGCGTATGCTCCCTGGGTTGCACCCACCAGAACTCCGGCGTCGGTGACATCGCGCTCGTTGGTCGGAGTAATGGCACTGTTCACGAGGACGCCGTTGAGATAAAGATCCATTTCTCCGGTTGAATAATTAAAAGTGACCGCGGCGAAGTACCATTGATTGGAGGCGATGGTTCCGGCCGGCGTCTGTACGATGCGCCAGTCGCCGTTCTGGCCGGCGCTGAGGCGCTGATCGGCCGTCACACGGAGACCGTGTCCTCCGGTGGTCAGATTGTTGTGATCCCAGCCGGAAAGTATATGGTTGTATTCGTTGGTGGTGGTGCGGTAAATCCAGACCGTTTTCGTGTATGATGATTTGGTGGGGAAGATATTACCGGCGATCAGATATGAACTGCCGTCGTAAGTGAAACAGCCGAAGCCGTCATGCCCGCCGTTCGGGGTCCAAACCGGATTTCCCATCGGGAGAGCCGTAATATTATTGCCCGAGGCGTCGTCGAGAGCGAAAGTCGCGCCGCCCTCGAACGGCATATATAGAGTCATGAGCGGAGCGCCATTTTTGTACCACGCGGTGGCGGCGGTAGTCGCCTCAAGTGCCAGATTATAGGAAGCGGCGAGGGAATCCCCGGAAATGATATTCAAAGTCTGATTGCTTATGGCCACCGTTGAATCGGCGATATTGATGGTGTAATTCTGAGTGGCGGACCCGGTGGTATTTATGGCGGATATAGTTACGTTATATGGTCCCGATGAACTCGGATACCACCTGACTATTCCGCTGAGAGTATCGATGGTCATCCCCGCAGGGCCCAATGTCAAATTATATATCGGGGTCGGACCGCCGGTGGCGTCAGCGGTGTACGAATACAATTTCCCCGCAATTCCGGTGGTAACCGGCGCCGATGTAAAAACCGGGACGGTCGGGACTATTGTCAAAGAATTGGAAGCCGTCGTTGTGCCGACCGCGCTTGAGGAAAAAGGTGTCACCTGGGCCTGCCAGGTATCCCCGACAACGGTCTCGGATGCCGTTATCTTGTCGGCCCCGTGCAAAGCATAAAGGGCCTTGATTTGATCGCCGGTAAGGGCATAATTGTAAATTCTGATATCATCCAAAGAACCTCTCCAGGGGGTCGATCCTCCGGTTGCGCCAATTTGCACGGTCGAATCGACCACGTCACGAAGATTCGAAGCGACAATGGCGGTATCGATCGGCTGACCGTCCTGGTAAAGAATCATGGTGCCGGTGGTATAATCAAAAGTGACCGCGGCAAAGATCCATCGATTCGACGCAATGCTGCCGCTCCACCCCTGAACGATTTTAATATCACCGTTCTGGCCGGCGCTGAGCCGTTGATCATAGGTGATGCGCAATCCGTGTCCCGTCGTGGAGGTCTGACTGCCGATAATAAAATTATAGGTATTGGTGACGGTACGATATATCCAGGCCGTTTGCGTATAGGAGGATTTGGTGGGGAAAATTTTGCCGGCATTCATGTAATCGCTGCCACTGAAGGAATATCCCCCAAAACCATCGCGGCCGCCGGTTGCGCTCCAGGTCGGGGCGCCGACGACCGTTACGGTGCGGTTGTTCCCCGAAAAATCGCGGAGAGCATTGGCCGCCCCGCCTTCGAAAGGCTCGTAGATTGTCATGACCGGGGCGCCATTCTTGTACCAGGCGGTAGCCGCCGTGACCGCCGTTCCGGTAAGAGTATAGGCGGCACTCAAATCATCATCATTGGTATTGTTCCCCGAAGTTGAATTCAGCGATAAGCCGCTGAGGGCCGGAACCTGAGCCAGGACTCCGGACGACGCCAACACTACGAGCATTAATGGATAAATGAAAAATGAAAGCCTTGCCCATAGTCCCCGATTAAATAACTTCCCTTTCCGCATCAGTAACTCCTCATATTTGAATTATTTCTTTCTATGGTATTAGACATTGCAGTAAAGCAAATTACGCTCCCAAACCGTGGCAGTTTGATATTTATTGACACATCTAATTGATTCCCCAATCCCAAGTTACACGAGGGAAATCATAGGGAAATTTGGATTAATAAATAGTTATGGATAAAGTTAAATACTTCTGCCGATATTGTGCCAAAATTTGCACATCAAACAGATAATCTATTGGGACCTGCAAGACCACTAAGTCTCGCCCAGATAAGCCTTTCTGACTTCTTCGTTCTTCGCCAGTTCCAACGCGGCCCCCTCCAGCCGGATTTCCCCCGTTTCCAGCACATAGGCATAGTTGGCAATGCTCAAAGCCATATGGGCGTTTTGTTCGACCAGGAGTATGGTGGTTTGGAGTTCCTTGTTTATTTCCACAATATTCTGAAAGATCGTTTTTACCAGAATCGGGGCAATGCCGAGCGACGGTTCATCGAGCAAAAGAATTTTGGGACGAGCCAGAATGGCGCGCCCGATAGCCAGCATCTGCTGTTCACCACCGGAGAGCTTCCCCGCCGATTGTTTTATCCGCTCCTGCAATTTTGGGAATATAGAGAGGACGTATTGGATATCTTTCTGAATTTCATTTTTATCCTTGCGAGGATAGGCGCCGATTTCCAGGTTTTCACGGGTCGTCAGGTTGGCAAAAATCATCCTGCCCTCGGGAGATTGGGCGATTCCTGAAGAGACAATTTTATGAGCCGGCCAATTGGTGATGTCATGGCCGTCATAGAGAATTTTTCCGCTC comes from the Candidatus Zixiibacteriota bacterium genome and includes:
- a CDS encoding hypothetical protein (Evidence 5 : Unknown function), whose amino-acid sequence is MRKGKLFNRGLWARLSFFIYPLMLVVLASSGVLAQVPALSGLSLNSTSGNNTNDDDLSAAYTLTGTAVTAATAWYKNGAPVMTIYEPFEGGAANALRDFSGNNRTVTVVGAPTWSATGGRDGFGGYSFSGSDYMNAGKIFPTKSSYTQTAWIYRTVTNTYNFIIGSQTSTTGHGLRITYDQRLSAGQNGDIKIVQGWSGSIASNRWIFAAVTFDYTTGTMILYQDGQPIDTAIVASNLRDVVDSTVQIGATGGSTPWRGSLDDIRIYNYALTGDQIKALYALHGADKITASETVVGDTWQAQVTPFSSSAVGTTTASNSLTIVPTVPVFTSAPVTTGIAGKLYSYTADATGGPTPIYNLTLGPAGMTIDTLSGIVRWYPSSSGPYNVTISAINTTGSATQNYTINIADSTVAISNQTLNIISGDSLAASYNLALEATTAATAWYKNGAPLMTLYMPFEGGATFALDDASGNNITALPMGNPVWTPNGGHDGFGCFTYDGSSYLIAGNIFPTKSSYTKTVWIYRTTTNEYNHILSGWDHNNLTTGGHGLRVTADQRLSAGQNGDWRIVQTPAGTIASNQWYFAAVTFNYSTGEMDLYLNGVLVNSAITPTNERDVTDAGVLVGATQGAYAWKGKIDDARIYNYPLTPQQIAALYTANGANRIVPQETQIGEIWQARITPYSANEAGTPWATNNIVVGNPDLPPVLAAIGSKSVAEGQTLNFGVSASDPDGTTPALSASPLPSNAAFVDNGNGTGTFNFSPDYTQAGSYNINFVAFDGSLADTEIVNISVLNTNRPPVLAAISPQTDTLGNSLVFSVTATDPDNETLVLTAADLPLNAGFIDNGNNTGSFSFTPAPGQTGIFNVRFFATDPFSAVDSEIVPITVVDTSGPSNWAATITVTGETAGNAISTSSAVIGMGDVSTVTYAPPKPPEYTASIQLWHSGYDGPYSKDIQKKGENCYFWTIEVDPHGSAAPPTPARCATISWNSAELSPDRNYVLHEGXDPSGPIVVADMRTTTSYQVCDVQTLHYYTVHWEDVSCAGTVFADVALNAGWNLVSVPVQPKDSSLSALFPSAQIAYGYNGQYFEVTKLLPGQAYWIKVPEATAVTFSGQPITGLTTSLTTGWNLAGAANCTATPQTNPAGLITAAYGFNGSYQAAPQFSSGYGYWVDVSSACDLSVTCGAAKSFAFGVPDSKARMITIRARGADLGGVSTSDVVLGVGSADEIYPAPPDAPQYSVKMQIYRADGKGPYFEDIHDLNVADDSWIIALDSRGNLPVKSSQDVKLSWNSETMGGDSYLLRSGTDDNGPVLVEDMRTINEISLKPSDGIQYFTIVRKSGSDLVPGNFVLEQNYPNPFNPTTTIEYSLPKSAEVHLAIFNMLGQKVKDVVNGSQAAGNYRVLWDGTDASGTQVSTGIYLYRIQAGDFSASKKMVLMK
- a CDS encoding membrane hypothetical protein (Evidence 5 : Unknown function); this encodes MFLIYMSRNDWLALFIVTILFLLLYYARYYYLRLQKRMRLLQAEMDVERRFRPVGWYRYLKLPASLILILGFYLYIGVVSLIVFKTFWAGLFWFLCAGMIIWIKWGKDSYKELLQIWKQKKEKSREEETELKGFEQDNDPDNIDTFYK
- the livF gene encoding leucine/isoleucine/valine transporter subunit; ATP-binding component of ABC superfamily (Evidence 2a : Function from experimental evidences in other organisms; PubMedId : 14702302, 2195019; Product type t : transporter), with the protein product MILEIDDLKVNYGAVAALKGISLKVDKGQIVALIGANGAGKSTTLRAISGLAKVLSGKILYDGHDITNWPAHKIVSSGIAQSPEGRMIFANLTTRENLEIGAYPRKDKNEIQKDIQYVLSIFPKLQERIKQSAGKLSGGEQQMLAIGRAILARPKILLLDEPSLGIAPILVKTIFQNIVEINKELQTTILLVEQNAHMALSIANYAYVLETGEIRLEGAALELAKNEEVRKAYLGET